The Microcebus murinus isolate Inina chromosome 4, M.murinus_Inina_mat1.0, whole genome shotgun sequence genome has a segment encoding these proteins:
- the LOC105862459 gene encoding caspase recruitment domain-containing protein 18-like, with the protein MADKILKQKRNLFIHSVGEGTINALLDDLYEDGVISQEEMYKVRYENSTVMDKARVLIDCIIGKGPRASQKFIKHIREEDPELACKLTLHLE; encoded by the exons ATGGCTG ACAAAATCCTGAAGCAGAAGAGGaacttgtttatccattcagtgGGTGAGGGTACAATAAATGCCTTGCTGGATGACCTATATGAGGATGGAGTAATTAGCCAGGAGGAGATGTATAAAGTGAGATATGAAAATTCCACAGTCATGGATAAGGCTCGAGTCTTGATTGACTGCATTATTGGGAAAGGACCCAGAGCTTCCCAAAAATTTATCAAGCATATCCGTGAAGAAGACCCTGAACTTGCATGCAAGTTGACTTTGCACTTAG AGTGA